The window GCTGTTGAGACTCTCCGCCCGGACATTGGTGACATTTAATACGATGGCGTTGATGATACCCCACAGGTGTTGTTTAACCATTCGCGCGACTTTTTTGATCGGGGCCAGGCGGCTGCGAATGGCCCACTGATACCATTGCTGCCAGGCACGCTCGGCCCAGCCTCGGCGGAGGTAATGCCATAGCCCCTTGGCGTGTTCCTTGATGGCCCAGGCCCGACCGGTTTGGCGCGCCACGCGACTGAGTTGCACCAGTTCCTGGCGCAGCTGGCGTCTCAAGTCGGCCGCATTGCGCAACCAACCGTACTTGGTGCCCTTTAATGTCGCATCGCCCTGCTTCATGCGTTGCCGGTGCTCTTGTTTGCGCACCGCGTCGACGGCCTGGTTGAGATGCTGGTTGACGTGGAATTTATCGAAGGCGATTTTGTCTTCGGCGCCGGGGATATGCTCGAGGGTGGCACGGATATAAGCTGGCCACATGTCCATCGAAATGCTCTGAATTTGCGCCTTCTGGGCGTCGCTCAGCGGGCCATAGAAGTCATTGAGGCTTGTGCCACGGCGGTCATCGGCGACGTGCAGGACATCCCCATGGGCGTCATTGACCACCGTCACGTATTCATGGCGCTTTTGAAAGGCGACCTCGTCGATACCCAGATGGGCTAACGCCGGGTGGCCCCGACGGGACAAGCCCCGCTGTACCGCGCGCTGCATGATGCCGTCCACGGCATTCCAGCTCAGCCCCATCTGTCGGCTGACGGCGGAGGCGGTGTTCTCTTTCAACAGCAGAATGACCATCGCCTCAAACAGGACCGTGTAGCGGGCGTTATCTTGTGCCCAGGGGACTTCAATGGTCTGAACGCCATGATCAGGGCATTGGACACGCGGAACATCGGCTTCAACCTGCGTTTTGAACTGGCAGGTATCCAGGTGCCGCCAACGACGCCGACGCTTGTCGTAGCGCGGTGTTGACCTGCCACAGGTCGGGCAACGCAATAATGAATCCGCTTCGAGTTCAACATGGACCTCGACCGTCTTGTCCGGTTCAATGAACTCGATGCCGCTAACAAACCAGGGCGAGGAGATTCCCAGGATCTTTTCATATAACGTCGCTTCATCCATCATCGATTTAACCTAGCAAACCCACCACAATTGGGGAAGAGCCTATTTTTGTTTTCTTGGTGTCTTCGTGTCTTGGTGGTGAATATCTTTATGTTTTCACCCGAGATAACGCTGGCGTATATCCGCGAGCAACCCGCGCGAGGCTTCTTCAACCATATCGAAAACCCGGTCGAAGCCCTTTGCTCCGCCATAATACGGATCCGGCACTTCGGACTCGTTCAGATGAGGCGCAAAGTCGAGGAACATGTGCAGTTTCTCGCGGTGTTCCGGCGGACAGATACGCGCCAGGTTGTGATAGTTCTCTTCGTCCATCGCCAGCACATAATCGAACTTGTCGAAATCGTCGGCCAGCGCCTTGCGTCCGCGCAGATCACTGAGGTCGATGCCGCGGCTACGGGCAGTCTCCTGGGCACGCGGATCCGGAGGCGCGCCGACGTGATAGGCATGAGTGCCAGCCGAATCGGTCACAATCTGTCCATCCAATCCCTCCTCGCGCAACAGATGGCGAAATACCCCCTCGGCAGTCGGGGACCGGCAGATATTACCAAGACAGACAAATAACACGTGTACTTTTTTCATCGACTTTTCAAATACCTATAGAACCTGCTCGAATTTTATCAGATTCTGTGGCCATTTTGGCACTGTTGATTCCCTGCCTCGAATCGGACGTATCGATTTGAAATCGAGTCAATCCACCCTATATTGTGTATACACCGAACAAATAGACTGAGCGTTCACCATGCAAGACACCGTCCCCACCCGCTACTGGCACAAACTCGACGACGGCCGCATCCAGTGCGACCTCTGCCCGCGCTTTTGCAAACTGCACGAAGGCCAGCGCGGGCTCT of the Thiohalophilus sp. genome contains:
- a CDS encoding ISL3 family transposase gives rise to the protein MMDEATLYEKILGISSPWFVSGIEFIEPDKTVEVHVELEADSLLRCPTCGRSTPRYDKRRRRWRHLDTCQFKTQVEADVPRVQCPDHGVQTIEVPWAQDNARYTVLFEAMVILLLKENTASAVSRQMGLSWNAVDGIMQRAVQRGLSRRGHPALAHLGIDEVAFQKRHEYVTVVNDAHGDVLHVADDRRGTSLNDFYGPLSDAQKAQIQSISMDMWPAYIRATLEHIPGAEDKIAFDKFHVNQHLNQAVDAVRKQEHRQRMKQGDATLKGTKYGWLRNAADLRRQLRQELVQLSRVARQTGRAWAIKEHAKGLWHYLRRGWAERAWQQWYQWAIRSRLAPIKKVARMVKQHLWGIINAIVLNVTNVRAESLNSKIKMLKDKARGFRNRERFKTAILFHFGGLSLMPEKYEMGTH
- a CDS encoding low molecular weight protein-tyrosine-phosphatase, giving the protein MKKVHVLFVCLGNICRSPTAEGVFRHLLREEGLDGQIVTDSAGTHAYHVGAPPDPRAQETARSRGIDLSDLRGRKALADDFDKFDYVLAMDEENYHNLARICPPEHREKLHMFLDFAPHLNESEVPDPYYGGAKGFDRVFDMVEEASRGLLADIRQRYLG